A stretch of DNA from Triticum dicoccoides isolate Atlit2015 ecotype Zavitan chromosome 2A, WEW_v2.0, whole genome shotgun sequence:
TACGTTGCTATCGGTGGCCGCGACCAGTCCACGTCGCCCGGACATACATGCTTCCCGTCGTTTTCGCCGCCGGGCCACCCACCGCATGGCGCCATGGGTCCGTGGTCGGAGCACGAATAGAGAAACCCAGGGGCGAAATTGGGACTAAGGCAActggggctatagccccaggcgTGGGCCAACTAGTGCCATTATATCCAGTAGAAAATTTTCAGATTTTCATATTTATAGAGGCCCAGCCCCAGACGTGAATACCCAGCCCAAGGCCTCAGCGGCAGCCCAACTAACTAGCTCAGCAGGAAGCCACGCCCACGGCCTCATTGGTCGGTTGTGATTCCAAAGGCATCGATCGATCGGCCAGAAATATTACATTCATTGTCGATCAAAAGATCCCTTGTTGACTCGGTGCCTCGTTTCATCCGCCGCCCCAGCCCCTCGACGGCTCGACAGACTGAACGATCCGGATCTGTGCTTGGCCTTGTGGCCGCATCACAGTCGCAGCAAGCCCACTCGGTGCTCTGGCCATCTCCAATTCACTTGTTCTGCTCCGCCTCCACAACTGGCTATAGAGGTATTTAAAGTTGTCGTATCATCTActtcctccgttctaaaatagatgacccaactttgtactaagttggatcatctattttaAAACGTAGGAAGTATTTTTCCTATGGATGATTTGATCTAGCTTTTTAAATCTAGATGTTAAATTGTACTATTACTTTAGTCAATTGTATTTTAGTTACTTGTTAAAAGAAAAAATGATAGAAATCCAAGATAAAGAGGAGACACACACACGGACGCACGCACACACGAttaaatttcttttgaagcaagttCCCACCAGCCTACATCCAACAATACCAGAATCAGAAGGAGCCGGAGCTAGTAATGCAAATAAGTAAAACGTGTGTGGAGCTTAATCCAGATGACATTAATCTTGACCCCGGTCTCCATAAACCTAATGAGGAAACGCAAGGGGCTATTACCTATTGCACTTCATGATAAATGGTATattaagttttccctttttttggCACTATTCGTATGAACAATTGACTTGGTCTATGTACATTGTCTTGATTTTAAATACACGATTTTGTGTTTGTAACTCCGATCCTTCTAATATTGCTAGTGAAGAAACGATGGCCTCAAATTAAGCAACTCTTCATTAAATTTTCCCTCGTGGTAAAATGAATTTATATTTCATCTTTAATGTGAATTTTTGACATACTTCTAACACACGCCGGTATGCTTGGTATTTGACGTTATTTTTAGTCACTTAGTTTTAGCCCTAGGCTTTGAGAAATCCTAGTTCCGCCTCTGGAGAAACCGAACCGCTCCCTCGTCCTTGGTTAGACTCGTCCGGACGGCCCATGGTATTGCGTGGCCCTGTGTGCTCGCTCGCCTTTCCCCCAGCGGACCAGTTTCGTCCTCGCCCGTCCCATATATACCCAGACGCCCTAGTTTGGTTCAGCACAGCTAGGGGTGGAAACGGATCGGATgcggatcggatagtgctcttgccacttccattttcatattttcaaaacgaatacgaatccgaatatggatgttatcggatacggatgcggctcggatattattcgaatacggatacgtatcggatattttcttgattcagaacggatacgaataatatcaacatattgcttaagtaaatcagtcgatagctatgtgacctgaaataatcaacttgtgacatacaataagtcaatgataaataggtttatgaataaatactattgtaatgcataataatttataagtttaatcatataaagagtaaaatttgaccacttatttggcttttatgttggataattggaatattgaGTCTAGAAATTTGAAAATTACCTCCCATGATCTTATTCGGATACGGATATATCCAGTTCCATATCCATATTTGTCTCAAAATCtcctatcatattttattttttatttgtttaataAATTCGGATACGAATAATTTCTATTTCCATTTTGGTTCGGACGCGGATGTTTCGGATGCGAATAGGCATTTTTTCGAATACGAATATCAGATATTTATCCGCTACCAATTTCCATCCCTAAGCACAGCAAACACTCGATCAACCCCCCACTCCCGGCGTACCAAAAGCAACGACGTCTACAAGGCCACACGAACACCAGATGGCCTGCGCCTTCTTCTTCGACGCCGAGCCGGTCGGCGAGCCCGGCGTGCACGCGCTGGACGCGTGCGCGCTCTGCGCCAAGCCGCTGGCACGGGACTGCGACATCTTCATGTACAGAGGGGACACGCCCTTCTGCAGCGAGGAGTGCCGCCACGAGCAGATGCACCTCGACTCCGGCTGCGCCAGGCAGGCGGCCAGGGCGGCCGCCCGGAGGCAGAAGCAGTTCTCTTCGGGAACGGAGTCCGGGCGTGCGCGCCGGGAGTCCTGGGAGGTGTCCGTCGCGAGCTAACCGGCAAACAAGATCTGCGTGCACGAAGACGGCGTCGCCCGTGGCCAACAGATCAGCGCGGGATCGAGGAGACTCTCCTTGGTTGAAGGAGGAAGCAAGACGCGGGTCATCGGGGTTGCTCACGGCAGGCCGGTGCTGCATGGGCATCAATGTGCAGTGGAAAAGGAGCTGAACTGGATCTGAAGTCAATCAAACATGATACTCCACGGCCATAGCCGGCCAGGCCATGTGTGCCCCTCGGGCCTCGGCTCTCCTTTCTTTCAGCGTTAATGTCAGTTCTGTATGAGAGCGAATTTGCAAGAGGTAAATACACCAGTGGTGCTAGAACTTGTTATGAATGTGCATTTTAGTGCCTGAACTTGCAAAATATATTGAACTGGTTTCATAACTTGGCATATACAGTTCAAACGAAGCTGAGGAGACGCGCCAGCATGCCATGGGGCCCGCTGTCGGTGCCAAGGGTGCGTGGcctgttttttttgcgaaaaaccTCTGAAATTGTTTTCTTTCAATAAGGCCTTCAGAGAGAAACTGACAAATTATAAAATAAAAATTAGGTGTATAACTATaagataaaaattacaactcgtgtGCTCGATCGAACCAACAACGTACCAGTCGAGTGCGTGCGGCTAGCCACTCGACAACTTCCCATTTGCTGATATTTAATGATTCATAACCTTTATAAACATTTGGCCAAACAAGATAAATAAAGAGAATTTAATAATCCAGCAAAAACGGCACCAGATCTGTGACCGAACATGGGACCAAAGCTTGTAGATCAGGCACGGATGCCACTCCAACCAATGAGTTGTCATGTATCAAAAGTACAAGTACATTTTATGACTATATAACAAACATAATTTCAAAAGAATGCAAAAATCTTCATGTCATTTTAAAAAGAATTCACGTGTTATTTTAAAACATATTCATaaaattgaaaatatttatgaatgatTAAAATAAGATTCCAGTATTATTCATGTGGGTAtttcaaaaaaatattatttatgtcAGGATCCGCAGTCTAATGGCGGACTAGACTtgtattttttttagaaaacacaCAAACTTATATACTATATAAACTTTTCaaaacaacatagttttttgctaAAGCTTGAACACATTGATATACTAAAGAAATAGTTTATTAGAAAAGTGGAAATTTTAAACTTATATGGGAATTTATTTAAATATATGAACGTTTCTAAAATTACTTCCATATTTTATTAAAAGCTAACATTTTTCAAATTATAAAATATATTCTTAATTCATAATTTTATTATGTGTTTTTATGTTAAATTATTGCATAGGTATTTGatgaaattatatgaaatttttaaCGTAATTTATTTTAAACATATGTACATTGTTTGTAACGCGATAGTAACTTACGtatttttaaaaaatgaaatgaaaaagaacAAACCCGTTCAAAATTGAGCCACGTTGTGGTTCGTTTTAGCCACACGGGCTCGTTATGATATAAAGCTAAATTTATCATTCTGACATTCAGTGTTGTCGGTTGGAGTGGTATGTGAGGCCGCTATATAGCCCCTGGTTGCAGGTTCAAATCAATGGCACTATATTGCTGGAATAAATATTTTTAATTTATGTTGTTCAGCTTTATGTTTATAAAGTATATGAATCCTTTCTTGACACTAAATTTGAACCGGTAAGCAATCCAACCAATTAAAAAAAAGATTAATATTTGTTTCAATTTAAGAGTTTCTCTTTGAGGGCCTTTTTGTAaggaaaaaaattattttaggaGGTTTTCCAAAAAAGCCAGGCCACATGCCTTATCCCTTACATCCCGACGTGCCTCATGAGCGTCATGGACATATAAAAACGACATTTGAACTGTATATGCACGTCCATGTCAAGTTATGGAACCAGTTTAATGTATTTTACAAGTTCAGACACCAAAATGCACATTCGTGGCAAGTTCAAGCACTAGTGATGTATTTACCTCAATTTGCAATGGCGCTTTCACTGGGTAAACTATCAATCGAATCGACATAAGACATGTCTTTGTGCAATCCTGTTTCTGTCCATGATTAGCGTGCCAATGAGATTGAACAAGCTAAGCCGTTGGATGTTTACCACACGATTtaaaactgaattttgttctaaggCCTGGGGTGTCAAAAACTGAATCCCCGTACTAATCTGATAGGTAAACTCGGTCGACGCTGGAATTACCTTGGTTTGCGTATTGTCTGTGGTGGGGCTCACGCTGTGCTCGTGCATAGAGCTTTACGTCCATGGACCGGGCTTATTCGGGCCTAAACTTTTACAAACCCAGCCCAAAAATGTCTAGTGTGAGCCAGTCCTGAAGGTGTTGTAAAATTGTGTCAAAAAATAAAGGAGGTGTGTGTATAAGCAATCTGATTTTATCAGGGCAGAGGAAGGCTAATATATTTGAATGTGGTTTTATTTTGTGTTCATCGTTCTGCATCAAGTTGCCTTTTTTTTGCGGGGTGAAAAGGGGTTTTATGCCAAAATCATAGAGTTACAATGTAAAAGGCTGAGAATTCCTTAGCACATGGAGGCCTGCTATCTAGCCAAATAGGGATGTCACATTCAGTATGGCTATACCTTGAGGACCGACTTGACCAAGACCGTCCGACCTGCCGAGGCAATGTGCCTTCCCACCCAAGAGGTGAGCTGGCCCGCAATCTTGTCCTTGAGGACAAGAAGAAGATTGATGCCCTCAAACATGCTTTTTCCTTTGGGCAGGTTGTCATAAAGTCACGGGTGAAAAATGCAAGATAAATTAGGAACAAGTGTGCAAGTCCAAATTGCATGGAGACCCTGGAATCCTATTGACAAGTTTGCCATTGCCCTTCGCCTCCGGTGGCTATGGGCCAAGTGACTCCACCCGGACAAGCCATGGGTTGGCTTGGGAACCCCTTGTGATGACAACGACCGAAATATATTTGCCGCAGCTACCAAGGTCCTAGTTGGCAATTACTTGCGTGCCAAGTTTTGGAAGTCTCCTTGGCTCGATGGGATTAGGCCCAAAGACATGGCCCCTAAAATATATGAATTGTCGAAGAAAAAGAATTGCTCGGTTCAAATGGCTCTGCATGACAACTTCTGGACTTCCCAGGTGGACATTCTCCGCGGCATCACTGTCGAACACCTCTTTTATTTTGTCACCTTTTGGGAGAAGGTCTCCCATATCCACCTCGACATCCACTCGCCCGACACTACCACTTGGAAGTTCACCACTGATGGACACTACTCGACGACGCCGGCCTACAAGGTGCGGTTATTTGGCCATACTGACACGGACATGATACCGACCGTTTGGAAGATTTGGGCGCCTCCTAAATGCAAGTTCTTCGCTTGGTTGGTAATCAACAATAGGATTTGGACAGCGGATAGGCTTCAGCGTCGTGGGTGGCCAAACTATAATCTTTGTCCCCTATGTAAGCAGTTTCAAGAGTCAGCGGCCCATCTTTCTATTCCAATGCAAATACACTATGAGAGTTTGGCACATGATCAAAGATTGGCTGGGTCTCCATGATGTGCATCCTTCTGATTGGAGTGACGCGACTTCCGTTAAACATTGGTAGAGCCACAATGCTACCAAGAAGACCCAATCACGAAGACCACTTGCTTCCTTGATGATTCTTATCTCTTGGGAGTTGTGGAATGAGAGGAATGCGTGGATCTTTCATAATACTGTCGTCCCGGTTGGAGTCATCGTCGCTAGGATGAAAGAGGAGATGTCGCTTTGGAGCATGGCGGGGGCGAGGCACTTGAGTAACATAATGTCGAAGAGTGATTGTTGTAATTCGGCCATAGGCCTTAACCTCTTAAACTTCTCTCTTAATCAatgaaaaaggcaaatcttttgcctcattTAAAAAAAGTATGACTATACCTTGCTAAACAATCCGTCACTCTTTTCTGAGAACGATGAACCTTTTGAGGAATAAACCCCCGGACCTCTCGTAAGGCTAGAATCTCTAACACTAGGTGTCCATATGGAGACCGGACTAGTGACCCATCACATAAGATAGTAAGGGTCGTGGACGATAAGCACTTCAAACCGTAAATACGCTTGTCCGCTTAGAGTGACATAATATAAAATTCTATTTTTGCCTTGAAGATGTACGGATCTTTAATTTCTTCCACGTCCATTGATGCAccatgttcatcaagaaaatcaaaaACATGATTAAGCCTGCAATTACCTATAGGTGTGATCGGTGTAAATGATGGCCCCTTTGGGATCCTCGGATCCCGCCACGTTCTCACAAATCCCTTCCCCTTATATTGACAACTAGAAAATACCCCACGCGTTGCTGTGGAAATCGCTTGCAATATGTCCAGTGATTTTTTTTGAACATATGTCCAGTGATTTGATTGTATGCAACATGCATATTTGAGATAATAATATATAATCTTCTCTTCATGTAGAAAAAAAACATTTCAGACAGATTCATATGAATATTACAGCTTTGCTGCTGGTAAAAGCAGTAGCCAGAGACTACTAAAGAAAATGCAGAACTTGCAAGTGGATCTGATGACACTCCCATTTGCGGTTTCTTTGAACATTTCGTCCCACTTTTGTTTTATTTCTTTGGTGTATCACGTGTCCTCTAGTCATCCCCAAAAACTGTAAATTGCAGTCTGCAAGGTGCATTCCGCTTGGCTCGAAACGTGCTCGGCAACCCCGATGATAAGACCAACTGGCAGCCTCTCGGAGTCTCGGTTAAACAACTACATCTCATGAAGCAATGACCCGCATCCTTTCTGCCCAGAGTTTTCAGCGTACTGCTTCTCTGCGGCTGGGTGCACGCGTCGGGTTGCTTGTGGCCGCAGGGTGCGGGACAAGATCTATACGCGTGCCAAGCTCCCACTGGGTTGACGGGTCGCTCAGAGACGTCGGAGCCTCCCAGTGTCTCGGCTACTGTACACAAGGTGCTGCCTGTTGGCGTGGCGCGCATGCACTGCACTTCCCTAAAGGGCATCAGCCTCTTTTCTGGTTTTCTTTTCCGTTTATTTTTTACTCTCTTTCGCCAAAAGAAAAAGTAGAGCGAGCATTTTTTGTTCAGGGGTACTTCAGTACTTGTATTTCGTTCCCAACCGGCCCATGGTATTGCTTTCCTGTACAGCTATACTGCAAGACTACGGGCGCTAGCACCCAGGTACCGGGGGTACATCGACGCGCGACCTCTCTGGAGCGAGCCTTGTAGAACGTTGC
This window harbors:
- the LOC119356426 gene encoding FCS-Like Zinc finger 2-like; this encodes MACAFFFDAEPVGEPGVHALDACALCAKPLARDCDIFMYRGDTPFCSEECRHEQMHLDSGCARQAARAAARRQKQFSSGTESGRARRESWEVSVAS